In Legionella israelensis, the genomic window AGCCTATTGCTATGATTACGTCAGCTGGTGGAATAATTTTTTAAACCGCTCCCGACCTTCTCACTTCCAGAATTATCGTGAAGGCCGTCAGCTTTTCCAAACCTTACATCAATCCAGCGCTCTTCGTCAGTTACTTACATTTGTGCAAATGCAGACGAATCCTGAGCTCAATGATAATAAACCCATTTTTAATCAGCTCATTGCCAATCAGTTCACTGACTTAAATCTCATCAGTCTGTCATCCATACAGGAATTTAACCAGACCCTGGGAGAAATGGAAAAATTTATGTTAACGCTCAGCGTGATCAATGATCAGGGCAAAACAGCTTTTCATATCACAAAAGGGCGTTTCAATCATGTCAATTCGTCTGATCCGATCACTATACTTTATAGCCACTCGCAACGTTTGCCAGAACCTGTCTCTAACTGGATTAAGCAACTGGCTGATGATAGCTGGGTGCTGCTTATTAATGACACACGCCAATATATTAATCAAAAATGGCAGGATATCGTGTTCAAAGAATATCAAACAAAAATTGCCCACCGCTATCCTTTTGAAGCTTCTCAAAATGAGATCGCTCTGGGCGACTTCAATCATTTTTTCTCAACACATGGAATCTTCAATCAATTCATTAACGATTATATAAAGCCATTTCTCAACACATCCAGTGCTAAATGGCAACCTAAAGCGGTCAATGAGTATCTTCTTCCCATCTCAAAAGACATGATGAATGAAATCATTCGTGCCAACATCATCACCAATATGTTTTTTCCCAATCAAGGAGAGGAAAGTAAAATTGAATTCAGCTTACAGAAAATTAATCTTGACCCTGTTATTGCCAATCTTGAACTGAAAATTGGTCATGAAGAATTAACGGATAATCAAGACAGTGAATCTTATATGCCCTTCAGATGGCCACAGTTGGATGCTAAGCTCTCTTTAGATTCTATTGATGGAAATCATTATGAATTATCGGAAAAGGGCGTATGGGCCTTTTTTCGGCTGCTTGAAAAGGTAAATGTCATTGTTGATGAAACAAATAGCAGTTCTCTGCAGATACTTTTTGAAATCAATTCAAATTCCGGACGCTATCTTCTTAGAACATCAAATCCGGTTAATCCGTTTATACCCGGCATTCTGAATGGCTTTGGTTTGCAGGAAAGCATCGTCTGACACATGCCTATTTAAAATTCGAGCAACTCAAAATCATTTTTTACGAGAATGAAACGTATAAAAGCGCAGCATAGATAGCTATCTGAGCATTTTGAGAGTTCTTATGAAGGAGGAAGAGCTTTGACATTCGGATCTTTGGAATAGGCATTAAGGATATCTGTTATTAATTGCTCAATGACCCCTTCTTTAGCCTCTTCTTCAATTAATCCGGCTTCCTCTTTCATGGCCGCAAGGCGATCTTCAACTACTTTGGCAATTGAGCCGTTTGGAAATAAGGTTGCCAGCAATCTTCTGGCTTCAGCAGGCCCAAGATGACGGTACAATCGGTTGCGTACTGTCGCATCTTCAGCCGTGGTACTGAAGGCCCACAGCTCGATAGGTCCTAAGGTCAAAGTCAGCAGTTGAACGTTCACTCCTGCTTTTGTGGCAAATTGAGCAAGAAACGTTGCTCCGCCTCTTCTCGGCCCATGAACACGATTTCTTAAAGCGATTTTTGCTGTTTCGGACAAACCGAAAATCTTGGTGGTTTTATCAATAGCCTGTGAAGGTCCAGCATCCATGATATAAATGGCTGTTGCAAAATCAATCATGATAGGGTCAAAATCTTCAACTGCCTGGGATAACAAGGCAATTTGCACCTTCCATTTACGACCCTCCCTCATATCAATAATCACCTGATCGCGAACGGCCTGTGATTTGGCTGTGCGGTGGAATTCATCATAAACAATACGTTTGTGATCTTCTCTGATTTCCTGAATTCTATCCTTATGATAGTCTTTATATTGCTCAGGGATCTCACTCAAGGCTTCTTCTGTCAGATAATAATGCCTTGCAAGGACATAACGTGCCAACATATACATGATCGCTGTTTGCCTGTCAGCAGCTTCACCGCCTGTTTTGGCTACCTCGTCCAGATCAAGAGAAACCACACGCGCATCACCAATATCAAAAGCACTGACACGGGAGAGAATGGGATATTCGCGAACAGCTGAGGAAACCATACGGGAAAAAGCGCTGATCAAAGATTCACCGGTAGGAGCTGTAACCTTTTCATATAAATCCTCGATGGAAGGCGTTCGACAAATTGAAGCCGCATCAGCAAGCAAAGGCATGGCATAACGTTGTGCCAACATCGCTTCATGGATAAAACCTGCGGAATATAGTGAATCCGTCACTTCCCACCAGGTGGATTTTGAATCACGAACAAATCCTATTTCTTCCAGAATTCCATCAATAAATTCTTCCAGACCAGGAGAGTATGGTGCAGGATTATATTCATCCGCCAGACTTTTATAAAGCTCATCCACGACCATACCGGCAAGATCCGCCATGCCATCATAAGGTTTTTCTGAGCCTAAGGGCGTGGTTAACAAAGTAAGAAAATTAACCAAAAATGAGCGTTCAAGAGCAGTTGGATAACGGCAACCCAACTGAGTATCAAATGGATTAATAGAATATTCAGGTGTCATTCGCAAACGATGATAGCCCACTAAATGTCGCTTGGAAGCCGGTAAAGCTTCTCTCAACAGCGAAATTAAACCACTGCTTGAAGGACCAATATCAATAATGGCAATGCGTGGTAAACGCGTCAATCCTCCCGAAAGACACAAAGCAAGATTTAAAGCATTCGATAATACGGACTTACCGGAGCCTGGGCGAGCATAGACCAAATCAATCCAAGTGGTTTGTTGTGTTGAGCCTGGTTGAAACGGCCATGGTTTCCCATCTGGGGTACGATACAATAAGGCGCCTGTTTTCCAAGGAGAAGCCGGTCGAGTAATAGGAAGCATCGTTATAACATCGGACAAGGGAGCTACAGAAGGCACTGCAGCGCTTTTTAAAGTCGTTGCCAACATACTCGAGACAAAACCTGCAAAGGCATCACCACAAATTTCCGATACGTCGGTTGACCCCCATCCCTGAATGGCTTTCACTAATTCAGAACTACGTCGTCGTAATAAAGGCAGATTATCCTCAGGCGCCCATGTGGTAGCGACGACCCGCAGACGAACGATAGAGTCGTCTGTATTCAGATCAAGGTATTTTAATAAATTAACCGAGTCACTGATCAAGCGATTTTGTGCCGAGGAAAAGCTCAGGATGGCTGACAACAGCCCCTTTAACTTGATTGTATTTAAACCTTCACTTTCAATAAGAAATGATATACGCCAGGGAATATGTGAAGGCAAAATTCGGGCAAATAAGCTGAGGAATGGCCGTACATCTTTAGGGAATAAATCAATAAAGGCCGAGGAGTATATTTTATTACCTACTTTTACCGTACGCAAATCCAATACTTCTGCATCCCGAGGAATGGTCTGTTTTGCCAATGATGGCCACAATAAATCAGAAGGGTCACCATCAAATCCATTAATCTCCCTTACAGGCAGTCGATCACCAGGCAATGTGGCGCGCCAATCATCGGCGGTATAGTCGGGATCAGCAGTCATCCTTATGGCATGAACGGCATCATGAACTTCCAGTAAACTGCCATAAATATTTAATGCATCCAGGTCATTCTGGATAGCGCGTACATAAGCATCGTGGGTATCTCTCAATTCTGGTATGGCGGCATAAATCGCCTGGGTGTTTAGAAATGGAGGGGCTTTATTCTCCTTAAGCATTTTCATTTTGGCTTTGTTCGCTGCTTTTAACTGATCACTGGTCAAATTGAACGGCCGGGTGATCAACACAAAATACACTCGTTCTTCAGCACAATATTGAGCCAAATAATTCACACGTTCTGTAAATAAATCATCCAATTCCAGTTCCAGACGTTTGGAGGTCGCTTCTGCCGGGGCATAAATGTCGCGAATGACCTTTCGGATATTTTGTTTGTCATGACTAAAATAGACTTGCAAGGCGTGTCCTGGCCTACCCATGGCAGGCTGAAATGCATTGCTTAAACCTTCCACCAAACGAATGAATTCTTCACTACCGGCAAGGGCGGTTATACCTTCAATTTTTATAATTGAGATAAGAGATCCATCGTGATTGACAAGAACCGTTGGGCTGTCAGCAGTTTCCAGATCACAATAGGATTCTGTCGTTTGTTTGAGTGATGTACTTAGCCAGGCTAAAAAAGTATCAACACTTTCAAAAAACGACTCTACCCATTTACCCATACCATATCCCCGTATTTACATGCTGCAAAATCATTCTAACAATAATATCCTTTGGCATAAAATCTCTTAGAACTTGTTCCTATCATTTTTTTTATCTTTGCAACTTTATTGTCCCGGCCATCTCGTTCTGAGATTCTCGGCTGCAAATGAACATGGTTTAGCTCAAATTTTAGTTGACCTAAGTAAATAGCTCTTTCAATAGCCATTTTTTATTTAACGTAGTCAAACTAAAAATCAAGTAAATCAGTCTAAATTTGCAGCCGAGAATCTCAGGAAAAGACTTGAACATTCAGGGCACTTTCCTTTTGTCTACTACACAGCAATTTCTTCAAGAGCGCTTGCAGCCCATTTTTCAATTTGTTTACGAAATTTAGCCCTTGACGGCAATAAACGTACATTTTTAAAGATTTTATCTACGTCTTCTTGGTTAATACCCGAATCAATGATCAACTGCCCAAAAATCGCTGGATCACTTGTTCCTTCACCATACTTTTCCTCTACAGTCTGGGATCGAAACTTAAAACTGCGATAAATGTTTTGTGCACTGCTCTTGTAGCCTGTGTCATTGGTAATTGCACAAAATAATACGTGACACAAGCTGTTTAACTCCGCTTGAGAAAGCTCAGGCAAATAAATTAAGGTACCTCCTCCATAGCCACCGACGCCAACAGATTCGACAAAAAAACATTGGGCACAAAAACAGCATGCTGTCAGCAGATTTGTCATACGATTATTGGTATAATCTCCATCCAGATTTACAATTTCCTGAAAATTTTTGGCCTGAAATCCACAGAATTGACAGGTATATCGATCCCTCTGCAATATTTTTTCCTCGAAAGCCTTAAAGCGTTTGTCCGCTTTCCTCGCTGAATACAAGCGCCATGAACCGGGTGTAGCCATCAACCTTAAGCTGTATTGTTTGTCATTGCTGCCCATACATGTAAGCTCTCAAGATAGTGATGCAGGATTAAATAAAAAACTTATGAGCAAATCATTGCTCATAAGTACTTTTATCTTGCAATTGCATGAATAAGATATTTAATCCTATTAGGATCCACCACCACTGGTGGTGAAAACCGTACCCGTAGGTCCTGCAACTGTACCAGATGAACCAAACATCGTCTCCCCAGTAATACCTAAAATGGTAGGCAGGAATAACAATGCCGCAGCGATGAAAACCAAGGCAATAGGTGTACCTATTGGTATTTGCGTTGGGTTATCTTTATGCTGCTTAAATTTCATAATAGCACCAATTGAAAAGCCCAATCCGGCCAGGTAAGAACCAGCGGTAATTAATTTTGCCAAACTGGTAAATGACTGGGTTATTTGCGAAGCCATTCCACCTAGCGTCAAGGCGCTACTGCTACCGGCAAATGCATCACTTGCAATGAGCAATAAACTGAAACCACCCATACAAGCAAGCAATCGGCCATAAATTGAACTAGCCTTTATTTTATTCATCACAGTAATATCTCCCCCATTCTAAAATTAACATTATATAAAAAAGTATTATGGATAATTTCTAACCTCGCAACTGTATTTATAATCAATATAAAAATTTTGTAATCTCTAAACATATTTCAATTATGCACTTAGATTACGCCATTCCAGTGAACTTTTCTACAATGAGTTTCCCTAAATAAAGCATAGCATAAACCGTCTCTAATACACTGGAAAAAAGAAAAGATATTAACCAATCTCATCAATTAAGTACCATATAAAGTATTATTAATAACCTCTAATGTAGCTACGATATTTATTGCCAGAATACCGCCCACTACGTGAACAAAACCTTTTCCTGTTCCCCCTGGGGGTTGTCCCTGAGAAGCAGAACGGGCTATAAGTACCCACCCTCTGATAAAAGCAATGAGCCCTATGACTTGTATCAGCAAAACCAAAGGACGTCCCACTACGCTTCCTGGGCCAAAAAGTGTATTCAAAGTTTGATTTTGGCTGGTAATTGGCGCATATTGCAATATATTTGAATCACCAAATGAAGTCTGCAACAAAATTGCAAGACCCGTGGGGAAATAAATAAAAATAGCGGCAACGATCAAATATGTTATGGGTTCTTTAAGGCTGGCATTACTAGACATCATGGTTCTTGCTTCACCATATACCTTAAGACTATATATAGCCTTGAATGCAAAAGCCAGTCCTATTAAATAAGCTGCACCGGTTAATAATCTTTCTACTGGTTCTAATGATTTAGCAATATTGGTTAATATATCTGCCTGGCTCGCTATCCAGCACGCAACAGTGCCGCCTGTACAAGTTGAATCTGCCATAGATCCTCAGTTATCTTGCTGACTGAACCGTATAATTTTTCCTGAACTTGTTATTATTTTACCCTGTATTGGATCAATCAATTTAACTACTCCATACCCGGAAATATTTGATCCCTCACTAACTGTAATTGTAGAACCGTTTGAGGCAATTAGCCAAGCTCTACCTGGAATCACCGCTTGAATGTAATAAACTACGCTCGGCTTAACGCGTCGAACTACTCGATGTTTTACAACTTTGGGCTTTAAGCGGACCTTGAGATGAGCCAGTTCTTGAGATTGAGCTTCCAGTTGAGAAGACAATTGGCTTAATGTTTGGTTTAATTTACTCACTTGATCACTAAGTCCACTCAGATTACTGCTAAGACTCCCTATCTGATTGCTGATGGAATTCACCTCTGAACGCAAACTTTGCTGACTTACTTCCATAGCGTTCAATTTTTGTCTGAATTCTCGCTCCGTCTCTGTGGTAATCGCAGGAGTCGGTGCAGGTGAAGGAGGTGCTGCTTCTGGCCTGGTTACCTTGGTAGGTTGTTTGATTGCCGTCGTATCTACAGCAGGTACAGAAGATTTTTCTGGCTGAGTCCTTCCTGTAAACCAATATCCCAAAAATTTATAAATGATCATAGCTAATACAATAATGCCTACAGCGATCAAAGCATTTCGCCTGACATTGGTCGTGCTCCTTCCTTCAGTAGGAGTTGTATCAAACTGGCTGCCTTTACCCTCTGGCTGATTAAATTCAGGATTAAGTGCATCCAGATCGGAGAATTGATATTCTTCATTATACTGATCATCATACTGATCGGTATCTGGATTATTTTGATCATTATCTGCCATTTTTATCCGCCATCATGTTAGTGATGTTAAGTCCTGTGTAAACAAGACACCTATCCCTGTACCCGAACAAATTTCCACGGTTGTTGGTCGACTGAACAACTGTTGTGCTTGCTGCCCCCATGTTTTACCGACCGTGGCCAATCCGATTACTGCATTTTCCAAAGCTGAACGTCCAATTCCATTCTGTATGGTAATATTATCTCCACCTCCAGTTCCACCAATAGTTACTCTAGTATTAGCCGATTGAAAAGCATTACCAAATCCTTCCAAAAATGAGGAGGCAAACAACGAACCATAACGCAACAAATAATGGTGATCTGCCCGAGTAGCCAATGCCGTTCTGGCTGTGTTTGGATCAATGGCATAAGCGCTGATGGATATGGTTTTGGGTGCCCCTGGAGAAGATAAGGTATTAAAAGAAATAATTAATTTATCCGAATTGGAAGGTAAATTAAAACTGCCTATTAATTTTGAGCCTTTCAATTTTCCAGTTACAACTGTGGCCAGTATTGGACCGGGTTCATCACTATTGATGGAAGTATCCAGTACGGCATAAAAAATTTCACCTGCCTTGACGACAGCATTTTGTTGTACATTGGCTCCGCTTCCAGCAGTGGTTGTAACCTGAGTGCTTCCTGCAGCTCCCGAAACAATCGTTGCCCCTCCTGGACCAGCTTGTTTTTCCTGCGGAGGTTGACCGGCAGTATATTGCTGTGTTGAAACTTTTTTCCAATCCTGCAGAGATTCATTAGCAGCTGACAACATTGCATTGGAACGTTGTTGTATTCTTTGCTGGTATCTTTGTTCTGCCATTTGATCGGTTTGCCGTTGAAGAATAGCTTGTAATCGTCTTTGATCTGCAGTGACCCCCGTCGTCTGGCCTGGTGGTGTTGGGACAGCTGTTAATGCCGAGGGCTGACCAGGTTGTTGTACGCCTTCCAATCCAGCAACTTCTGTGCCTGGTAAAGTAAATCCAGCATCTCTTAGTTCAGAATCGCTGAATCCCGCATCTTTCAATTGTGCTGCTGTAAAGCCAGCATTTCGCAGGTCTCCTGCAGAAAAACCGGCATTTTTCAATTGCTGCGCAGTAAATCCTGCATCTTTTAAATCCTCTGCACTAAAACCGGCTGCCTTAAGTTGAGCCGCTGTAAAACCAGCATCTTTTAAATCTTTTGCACTAAAACCAGCCGCTTTAAGTTGGGCAGCAGTAAATCCTGCATCTTTTAATGCTTTTGCACTGAAGCCGGCATTTTTCAATTCTGCTGCTGTAAAACCAGCATCTTTTAATTCCTGAGCTGTAAATCCAGCATCCGCCAATTCTTTCGGAGTAAAACCGGCATTTTTCAGCTGACTGGCAGTAAAGCCGGCGTTTTTAAGTTCTGCAGCAGTAAACCCCGCATCCTTTAATTCTTTTGCCGTATAGCCGGCATCCTTCAATGCCTTTGCAGAGCAACCCAATGTTTGTTTTATCGTTAAAGCTGAAATGCCAGCTTCTCTCGCCTTACGCAATGATTCAACGCTGCAATCCTGCTGGCGACCTTCTGCAAGCACACCCGAGGGTTTTAATCCCGCCTCTCTCAATTGATTCGGAGTAAAACCGGCATCCAAAAGTTGCTGGGGAGTAAAACCGGCATCCGCTAGAGATTGAGGACCATAGCCGGCGGCTTTTAAAGCTTCGGCGGTACAACCGTTTAGCTCCCGAATACGTTTTGCAGAAACGCCTTCCTCACGTAATTGTCTTAATTTGTCGACATCGCAGCCGGCAGCGCGTATCGCACTATCCGATACGGGTCCGGCGGCCTTAATCTGTTCAGGGGTAAAGCCTGCATTGGCCAGATCACCATCAGTAAATCCTGCAGCTTTTAAAGCTTTTGCGCTACAACCCGCATATTGTCTTATAAGCTTTGCACTTACTCCTGCCAGTCTTTCCTTTCTTAAGGCATCCACATCACAGCCCGCATTTTTAATATCTGCTGATGTTATTCCGGGAGGTAACTCCGATTCTGCGGCTCTGATTTCTGCCGGAGTATAGCCGGCATCAGCCAGTTCATCTGGCGTAAAACCAGCATTGAGCAAATCTCTGGCTGAAAAGCCCGCCGCCTTTAATTCACTGGGTGTAAAACCTGCTTTTCTTAAATCGGCAGCGCTAAATCCAGCATCAGCAAGATCTTTTGCCGTATAACCAGCAGCCTTTAATTGCGCAGCAGAACAACCACTGATACGCCGTATGGCAGCAGCACTGACCCCCGCTTGGCGCAGTCTTCTTAAGGCATTGGCACTACAACCCGCATTTCGTATGTCCGCTGCTGTGATGCCTTCAGGTAAACCGCTGGCGGCATCAATTTCATTTTGAGGATAGCCGGCTCCCCTTAATTCACCATCTGTAAAACCGCCATCTTTTAGTTGCTGGGCTGTAAATCCCGCATTGCGCAGTTCACAAGCATCAAAACCGCATAACCTTAAACGACCTGCAGTATATCCAGCGTCTTTCAATTGCCTGGCATTAAAACCGGCTGCTTTAAGTTCTTTGCAAGAGCAGACTTCCTGCAAGTCCTGCAAAGCGTAACCATTATCCTTAAGCTGTGTGCAGGTACAAGCCTGTTTGAGATCACTGAGTTGTGCTCCCTCATTAACTACTCGGGTCATGGTTTGTTTATCGCAGTTGTTCTGTTGTAAATCCTGAATCCAAAGACTTTTTTGTGCACCAGCTTCAGATTCTCGTGCCAAGGTTTCAAAACCAACCCCTCCTTTACCATCTTGCGCTCCTATAGCGCCAACACCTTCTCCTATGGCTTGAGTTCGAATGATAGTAGGTACTGCACTTCCGCCGGTCTTTTCTGCCAGTTGAGCCTGAGCAATATTTTGCTGCTCCTGTAATTTTGCATATTGAACCGTCGGGTCAAGAGCTCCAGGTATAGATCGAATACCCGCTGGCGTCGTGGTCACTTCAGCCGTTGCAGCAGGTCCTGGTCTTTCCGTTCTTTGTAATCGGATAATGCCGATAGCAACAGTAATAATCAATAACACGGCGGTAAATAAAATAATGATTCGCGTGCGGCTGTTGGTAAACAATGATTTTAAATTTTCCCTTCTACTTGCCATATACTATAACCCTTCTACCTTGAGTTGCATGACTTTACCATGCCAGGAAACCAATAATACGGGAGATTTATGCATTTCATAGGCATGCATGCCATCAGCACTTGTCATACTGGCAATCCAACCTGGAGATAAAATGGTAAGATTGGTTCGCACATACATTTTGTCATTGACCGTCCATGCCCTGGCATCACCACCACTAACCGTCAAGCGTTGACTGTTTGGCGGGGGCACACCATCAAGAACATGCAACAAGATATCACTGGCCGCTGGTGGAATACCTTCTTCTGTGGGCAGGGACTTTGCATTTGGTCCGAGTCCTTGAATGCGTAAATCTACACGATAATCGACTGCTTTTTGACCAGGAATCAAAGTCAGCATAACCGGTGTATTTAATCCTCGCAACCGAACGGCCAAATTACCGTAAGTATATAGCTTTAGCGCCTGAATCATTAAGGTATTGCTGGTTTTATCCCATTGAATATTAAATGAAGAAGGATCACCCAAATCATATGCACTGATTGGCCAGGGAGCCCCTGTGGAATCCAGAAAAACAAGAGATGAAACAAACCCCTGTGCCAAACGAATAGCCGGGGGAGTAGAGCCAGGAGATAAATTTACAAATTGTGATGTTGCTGTCGGTTTAGGTGGGGTACCTGCCGAGGAAGCCTTTGCAAATTCATTGGAATGATACAGTTGCTTCAGTTGTAGTAACTGACTCGGAGATAAAGGAAATAACTGGCGCGCCATGTCCTTGAAGGCTTTATTCTCGATAATTTTTTCCGCATCAGGTGATACTGTCTCTGTTTCATTTTGCTGGGTCTGCGGAGCTGGCTGCGCAGGAGCAGGCGCGGCTCCCTGCTGTTGTTCAGCCTGTGGTGGCTGAGCGTTTTGCCCGGCATCCTGAGACAATCTTTTTTGTAATAAGCGAAGCTGTTCCAAAGCCTGCTGAGCAGAATCCGCCTGCTCAGCAGCGTGCATTATACTTACATTGAAAAAAAGCAAACAGATTAAGATTATTTTTATTATTATCAATTTTTTTTTCATTAGCTTATTCCACCGCTGGCGGGCCCGACCACAAATTGAGATATTCCTATTCCTCTTGGGGAGTTTAATGTTGAAACACGGGTTATTAACATCGTGACAACATTATTCTGCTGTGTAAACTCACTTGCACTTTGATATGTCACCAATATTGGCATTTGCACCCTCCAGGAATAGCGTCCATTCAATACTCCCTTTTCCAGAATAATCGGAGCACGCGTGGCAACAGCAGAAACAACCAATTTTTTAGCCTTCACGGCATCGAGATTGTTGGATTGCTGTAATGCATTCAAAAATTGTTGCCATCCATTGGGGGTAAAAAATCCCGAGGCAGCTTGCAACTCATCTCGGTAATTCACGAAATTATAGCTAAACGCTGCAATAGCGGCCTGATTTGCCCATTGCAAAACGGCTGAATCCGATTGGTTAGGCTCGTTTAATGGGTAAAGAGGAGTAATACGACCATTAATGCTAGTAGCAAAATA contains:
- a CDS encoding type IV secretion protein IcmB, whose protein sequence is MGKWVESFFESVDTFLAWLSTSLKQTTESYCDLETADSPTVLVNHDGSLISIIKIEGITALAGSEEFIRLVEGLSNAFQPAMGRPGHALQVYFSHDKQNIRKVIRDIYAPAEATSKRLELELDDLFTERVNYLAQYCAEERVYFVLITRPFNLTSDQLKAANKAKMKMLKENKAPPFLNTQAIYAAIPELRDTHDAYVRAIQNDLDALNIYGSLLEVHDAVHAIRMTADPDYTADDWRATLPGDRLPVREINGFDGDPSDLLWPSLAKQTIPRDAEVLDLRTVKVGNKIYSSAFIDLFPKDVRPFLSLFARILPSHIPWRISFLIESEGLNTIKLKGLLSAILSFSSAQNRLISDSVNLLKYLDLNTDDSIVRLRVVATTWAPEDNLPLLRRRSSELVKAIQGWGSTDVSEICGDAFAGFVSSMLATTLKSAAVPSVAPLSDVITMLPITRPASPWKTGALLYRTPDGKPWPFQPGSTQQTTWIDLVYARPGSGKSVLSNALNLALCLSGGLTRLPRIAIIDIGPSSSGLISLLREALPASKRHLVGYHRLRMTPEYSINPFDTQLGCRYPTALERSFLVNFLTLLTTPLGSEKPYDGMADLAGMVVDELYKSLADEYNPAPYSPGLEEFIDGILEEIGFVRDSKSTWWEVTDSLYSAGFIHEAMLAQRYAMPLLADAASICRTPSIEDLYEKVTAPTGESLISAFSRMVSSAVREYPILSRVSAFDIGDARVVSLDLDEVAKTGGEAADRQTAIMYMLARYVLARHYYLTEEALSEIPEQYKDYHKDRIQEIREDHKRIVYDEFHRTAKSQAVRDQVIIDMREGRKWKVQIALLSQAVEDFDPIMIDFATAIYIMDAGPSQAIDKTTKIFGLSETAKIALRNRVHGPRRGGATFLAQFATKAGVNVQLLTLTLGPIELWAFSTTAEDATVRNRLYRHLGPAEARRLLATLFPNGSIAKVVEDRLAAMKEEAGLIEEEAKEGVIEQLITDILNAYSKDPNVKALPPS
- the icmJ gene encoding type IVB secretion system protein IcmJDotN, with the protein product MGSNDKQYSLRLMATPGSWRLYSARKADKRFKAFEEKILQRDRYTCQFCGFQAKNFQEIVNLDGDYTNNRMTNLLTACCFCAQCFFVESVGVGGYGGGTLIYLPELSQAELNSLCHVLFCAITNDTGYKSSAQNIYRSFKFRSQTVEEKYGEGTSDPAIFGQLIIDSGINQEDVDKIFKNVRLLPSRAKFRKQIEKWAASALEEIAV
- a CDS encoding type IV secretion protein IcmD, with the protein product MGGFSLLLIASDAFAGSSSALTLGGMASQITQSFTSLAKLITAGSYLAGLGFSIGAIMKFKQHKDNPTQIPIGTPIALVFIAAALLFLPTILGITGETMFGSSGTVAGPTGTVFTTSGGGS
- the icmG gene encoding type IVB secretion system protein IcmG/DotF, which translates into the protein MADNDQNNPDTDQYDDQYNEEYQFSDLDALNPEFNQPEGKGSQFDTTPTEGRSTTNVRRNALIAVGIIVLAMIIYKFLGYWFTGRTQPEKSSVPAVDTTAIKQPTKVTRPEAAPPSPAPTPAITTETEREFRQKLNAMEVSQQSLRSEVNSISNQIGSLSSNLSGLSDQVSKLNQTLSQLSSQLEAQSQELAHLKVRLKPKVVKHRVVRRVKPSVVYYIQAVIPGRAWLIASNGSTITVSEGSNISGYGVVKLIDPIQGKIITSSGKIIRFSQQDN
- the dotG gene encoding type IVB secretion system protein DotG/IcmE: MASRRENLKSLFTNSRTRIIILFTAVLLIITVAIGIIRLQRTERPGPAATAEVTTTPAGIRSIPGALDPTVQYAKLQEQQNIAQAQLAEKTGGSAVPTIIRTQAIGEGVGAIGAQDGKGGVGFETLARESEAGAQKSLWIQDLQQNNCDKQTMTRVVNEGAQLSDLKQACTCTQLKDNGYALQDLQEVCSCKELKAAGFNARQLKDAGYTAGRLRLCGFDACELRNAGFTAQQLKDGGFTDGELRGAGYPQNEIDAASGLPEGITAADIRNAGCSANALRRLRQAGVSAAAIRRISGCSAAQLKAAGYTAKDLADAGFSAADLRKAGFTPSELKAAGFSARDLLNAGFTPDELADAGYTPAEIRAAESELPPGITSADIKNAGCDVDALRKERLAGVSAKLIRQYAGCSAKALKAAGFTDGDLANAGFTPEQIKAAGPVSDSAIRAAGCDVDKLRQLREEGVSAKRIRELNGCTAEALKAAGYGPQSLADAGFTPQQLLDAGFTPNQLREAGLKPSGVLAEGRQQDCSVESLRKAREAGISALTIKQTLGCSAKALKDAGYTAKELKDAGFTAAELKNAGFTASQLKNAGFTPKELADAGFTAQELKDAGFTAAELKNAGFSAKALKDAGFTAAQLKAAGFSAKDLKDAGFTAAQLKAAGFSAEDLKDAGFTAQQLKNAGFSAGDLRNAGFTAAQLKDAGFSDSELRDAGFTLPGTEVAGLEGVQQPGQPSALTAVPTPPGQTTGVTADQRRLQAILQRQTDQMAEQRYQQRIQQRSNAMLSAANESLQDWKKVSTQQYTAGQPPQEKQAGPGGATIVSGAAGSTQVTTTAGSGANVQQNAVVKAGEIFYAVLDTSINSDEPGPILATVVTGKLKGSKLIGSFNLPSNSDKLIISFNTLSSPGAPKTISISAYAIDPNTARTALATRADHHYLLRYGSLFASSFLEGFGNAFQSANTRVTIGGTGGGDNITIQNGIGRSALENAVIGLATVGKTWGQQAQQLFSRPTTVEICSGTGIGVLFTQDLTSLT
- a CDS encoding DotH/IcmK family type IV secretion protein, which translates into the protein MKKKLIIIKIILICLLFFNVSIMHAAEQADSAQQALEQLRLLQKRLSQDAGQNAQPPQAEQQQGAAPAPAQPAPQTQQNETETVSPDAEKIIENKAFKDMARQLFPLSPSQLLQLKQLYHSNEFAKASSAGTPPKPTATSQFVNLSPGSTPPAIRLAQGFVSSLVFLDSTGAPWPISAYDLGDPSSFNIQWDKTSNTLMIQALKLYTYGNLAVRLRGLNTPVMLTLIPGQKAVDYRVDLRIQGLGPNAKSLPTEEGIPPAASDILLHVLDGVPPPNSQRLTVSGGDARAWTVNDKMYVRTNLTILSPGWIASMTSADGMHAYEMHKSPVLLVSWHGKVMQLKVEGL
- a CDS encoding type IVB secretion system apparatus protein IcmL/DotI; its protein translation is MAEDALVTVALRNKFYKDSQRKIMLALLVSIVVNFIMGVLLIYIITHPPQPKYFATSINGRITPLYPLNEPNQSDSAVLQWANQAAIAAFSYNFVNYRDELQAASGFFTPNGWQQFLNALQQSNNLDAVKAKKLVVSAVATRAPIILEKGVLNGRYSWRVQMPILVTYQSASEFTQQNNVVTMLITRVSTLNSPRGIGISQFVVGPASGGIS